The Corynebacterium vitaeruminis DSM 20294 genome window below encodes:
- a CDS encoding CotH kinase family protein, producing MAKPVSLRRKALAGIFASAMVVSVAACSTDPIVSNTSSASSESALAGTTDVGKDSADLFDASASHTISLNISQDDIDKILEAYKNDDEKTWVSADITIDGTEIKNVGVRLKGNSSLMSLSGNTPGGGQPPQGQANQDQAATDEASASDNNNAANPPQGMGNRSGSTIDASDPTTLPLLIKFDKYVDGQLYQGMSELSLRSGIPSLNEATALSALSMTDQATQRYSYVTYSVNGGSTLTRIVLETPDEYYAARLGDGILYKADASSSLTYQGDDEDTYTDQFKQQNGDDNEQPIIDFVKWLDSADDQEFEDNLDKYVDVESLAKYIATQNLLVNSDDMAGPGRNYYLWYDNSTKKLSVLAWDMDMSMQGNAELSPDSTASMGMGGGKPEQTPGAQAAAGQTDQQTSTDQQAPTEQTDQNGQQAAPGGKSGGMSTGADTLKERFLASSKFKAIYEQQYWELYDQLYGNGALAGVVDQLRTQMPATDGLSQDEINTDADTLASFIQQRTDYLASQRTASTSSAS from the coding sequence TCCTCGGAGTCCGCGCTGGCCGGGACCACCGACGTGGGCAAGGACAGCGCCGACCTGTTCGATGCGTCCGCCAGCCACACGATCTCGCTCAACATCAGCCAGGATGACATCGACAAGATCCTCGAGGCCTACAAGAATGACGATGAGAAGACCTGGGTGAGCGCGGACATCACCATCGACGGCACCGAGATCAAGAACGTCGGCGTGCGGCTGAAGGGCAACTCCTCGCTCATGTCGCTGAGCGGAAACACCCCTGGCGGCGGGCAGCCCCCGCAGGGGCAGGCCAACCAGGACCAGGCGGCCACCGACGAAGCGTCGGCAAGCGACAACAACAACGCCGCGAACCCCCCGCAGGGGATGGGAAACCGCTCGGGAAGCACCATCGATGCCAGCGACCCGACGACGCTGCCGTTGCTCATCAAGTTTGATAAGTACGTGGACGGCCAGCTCTATCAGGGCATGTCCGAGCTGTCCTTGCGTTCCGGTATCCCGTCGCTCAACGAGGCGACCGCCCTGTCTGCGCTGTCCATGACGGATCAGGCCACCCAGCGCTACTCCTACGTGACCTACTCGGTCAACGGCGGCAGCACCCTGACCCGCATCGTTCTGGAGACCCCCGACGAGTACTACGCCGCGCGCCTCGGCGACGGCATCCTGTACAAGGCCGACGCCTCCAGCTCCCTGACCTACCAGGGTGACGACGAGGACACCTACACGGACCAGTTCAAGCAGCAAAACGGCGACGACAACGAGCAGCCCATCATCGACTTTGTGAAGTGGCTCGACTCCGCCGACGACCAGGAGTTCGAGGACAACCTGGACAAGTACGTCGACGTGGAGAGCCTGGCGAAATACATTGCGACGCAGAACCTGCTCGTCAACTCCGACGACATGGCTGGCCCGGGCCGCAACTACTACCTCTGGTACGACAACAGCACGAAGAAGCTGTCCGTTCTTGCCTGGGACATGGACATGTCGATGCAAGGAAACGCTGAGCTCAGCCCCGACTCCACCGCCTCGATGGGCATGGGCGGCGGGAAGCCTGAACAGACACCTGGCGCGCAGGCAGCGGCTGGCCAAACTGACCAACAGACGTCCACCGACCAGCAGGCGCCCACCGAGCAAACGGATCAAAACGGTCAGCAGGCCGCGCCGGGTGGAAAGAGCGGCGGCATGTCTACAGGCGCCGACACGCTCAAGGAGCGCTTCCTCGCCTCCTCGAAGTTCAAGGCGATCTACGAGCAGCAGTACTGGGAGCTCTACGACCAGCTCTACGGCAACGGCGCGCTCGCGGGCGTCGTGGACCAGCTGCGCACCCAGATGCCCGCCACCGACGGGCTGAGCCAGGACGAGATCAACACCGACGCCGACACGCTGGCCAGCTTCATTCAGCAGCGCACCGACTACCTGGCGTCGCAGCGGACCGCGTCGACCA